A single region of the Triticum dicoccoides isolate Atlit2015 ecotype Zavitan chromosome 2B, WEW_v2.0, whole genome shotgun sequence genome encodes:
- the LOC119360569 gene encoding RINT1-like protein MAG2L, which produces MSPPRPQPPAATLRGFLDAHFASAEDLAAAPALAELLRRECAGLEASLRRLEAQLASGSASWLARSAEARSGLRRIRSRGGGDIPAGDQGEASAPGVELPAIVREIQRIDTIRLYAEATLQLEALVGNLEDAAYSIVRQASKLNLSSVLRRASNGVERKQEKLLQAVDAVRDIEQELVRISTSRPQWTNLIVAVDSRVDKTLAILRPQALTDYRALLAALGWPPSLSSPDMEKDKYSQVPNPLILMNEANKEKYSESFLALCALQHVQANREVRQCQMPAATTPSLSDSKYFDKTACLDNGLWAIDELVHPIVSRMEYHFSKWSEQPEFIFALLYKITKDFMDGVDDILQPLIDKARLVGLSAKESWVTGMVKMLLGYLETQIFPPLVTAYHRTDDKLEVHSSWMHLNDQMITFDKRMQLLADSGIQKVALASEGLSRSLSVFSIYIGHSDWLRIWADIELNSAQNKLKSELEDEASWLCSIDPQDELGHQQSTAKFILSTREDYKAPPVSEFVVKTASTMVERSHALPTKGTKIQYCRSTSVQFLNDFFFLLHERCEALQLPNTALQEESLLKASYAINAARYCEYVLREWDEDTAFMELGAHGNYVDGNQEQIHKHSAQRQCSFFADEIAFLVKLGTDFLEQFMSSILIEFEDLSWDYVQSIGSSNEQSQPDDQVPDEENLEVSPGFVASLEVLRERITKLKLYLNSKDFLDLWRSIAEGLDYFVYSSIRWGQVKFSDPAVVQLRVDTKALLRIFRPYCSRPEAFFPFVTDSLKLLTMRETDAQHLLEALKNGKDDGKSGLRQHGLHHVDGSQAVKVLRSRKSGG; this is translated from the exons ATGTCGCCCCCGCGGCCGCAGCCCCCGGCGGCGACCCTGCGCGGCTTCCTCGACGCGCACTTCGCCTCCGCCGAGGACCTCGCCGCCGCGCCGGCCCTCGCCGAGCTCCTGCGCCGCGAGTGCGCGGGGCTCGAGGCGTccctccgccgcctcgaggcgcaGCTCGCCTCCGGCTCCGCCTCCTGGCTCGCCCGCTCGGCCGAGGCCCGGTCGGGCCTCCGCCGCATCCGCTCCCGAG GAGGAGGAGACATCCCTGCCGGGGACCAAGGGGAGGCGAGCGCTCCGGGCGTGGAGCTGCCGGCGATCGTGCGGGAGATCCAGCGGATCGACACCATTCGTCTCTACGCGG AAGCTACTCTACAGTTGGAAGCTCTGGTTGGTAACCTAGAAGATGCAGCATATTCTATTGTTAGACAGGCCTCAAAGTTGAACCTGTCATCAGTACTTCGACGGGCATCAAAC GGGGTGGAACGGAAGCAAGAAAAGTTGCTCCAGGCTGTTGATGCTGTGAGAGATATTGAGCAAGAATTGGTAAGGATCAGCACAAGTAGGCCACAGTGGACAAATCTTATAGTGGCGGTTGATTCAAGAGTGGACAAGACTCTAGCCATTTTGAGGCCTCAAGCACTTACAGATTATCGTGCTCTACTTGCTGCACTAGGCTGGCCACCTTCCTTGTCTTCACCTGACATGGAGAAGGATAAGTACTCCCAAGTTCCAAATCCCCTTATCTTGATGAACGAGGCAAATAAAGAGAAGTATTCTGAAAGCTTTCTAGCACTGTGTGCTCTACAACATGTGCAAGCCAACCGTGAAGTGCGTCAATGCCAGATGCCAGCGGCAACTACTCCTAGCCTGTCAGATTCGAAGTACTTTGATAAAACTGCGTGCCTTGATAATGGACTTTGGGCAATTGATGAATTGGTCCACCCTATTGTGTCAAGGATGGAATATCATTTTTCTAAATGGTCTGAACAACCAGAGTTTATTTTTGCTCTCCTTTACAAGATAACAAAGGATTTCATGGATGGAGTGGATGATATACTGCAGCCTTTGATTGACAAAGCAAGACTTGTCGGCTTAAGTGCCAAAGAATCTTGGGTAACTGGAATGGTAAAAATGCTTCTAGGATACCTTGAGACGCAAATTTTCCCACCCCTTGTCACCGCTTATCATCGTACTGATGACAAACTTGAAGTACATTCATCTTGGATGCATTTGAATGACCAGATGATTACTTTTGATAAAAGGATGCAGCTGCTTGCAGATTCAGGAATTCAGAAAGTTGCATTGGCTTCTGAAGGGCTCTCAAGGTCATTATCTGTCTTTTCAATATACATTGGACATTCTGATTGGCTTCGGATATGGGCGGATATAGAGCTTAATTCTGCACAGAATAAGCTCAAATCTGAATTGGAGGATGAAGCAAGTTGGTTATGTAGTATTGATCCTCAGGATGAGCTTGGTCACCAGCAAAGCACTGCTAAGTTTATTCTGTCTACAAGAGAAGATTACAAAGCTCCACCTGTTTCTGAATTTGTCGTCAAAACTGCATCGACGATGGTTGAAAGAAGTCATGCTCTGCCAACTAAGGGAACAAAGATCCAGTATTGCAGATCCACTTCAGTCCAGTTCTTGAATGACTTCTTTTTTTTGTTGCATGAGCGATGTGAGGCATTGCAGTTGCCAAATACAGCTTTACAAGAAGAGTCTTTGTTGAAAGCTTCCTATGCAATCAATGCCGCTAGATACTGTGAGTATGTTCTTCGGGAGTGGGATGAAGATACCGCCTTCATGGAGCTGGGTGCGCATGGGAATTATGTTGATGGAAACCAAGAACAAATCCACAAACACAGTGCCCAACGTCAGTGTTCTTTCTTTGCAGACGAAATTGCCTTTTTGGTTAAGCTAGGGACTGATTTTCTGGAACAGTTCATGTCCTCCATCCTGATTGAGTTTGAAGACCTATCCTGGGACTACGTCCAAAGCATTGGATCATCAAATGAACAAAGCCAACCAGATGATCAGGTTCCCGATGAAGAAAACCTAGAGGTATCGCCTGGATTTGTAGCCAGCCTAGAAGTCCTGAGAGAGCGAATCACGAAACTGAAGCTGTATCTCAACTCCAAGGATTTCCTTGACCTGTGGAGGAGCATAGCAGAAGGTCTCGACTACTTTGTCTACAGCAGCATACGGTGGGGACAGGTGAAGTTCTCTGACCCCGCAGTCGTCCAGCTAAGGGTCGACACGAAGGCCCTCCTCCGCATCTTCAGGCCCTACTGTTCCAGACCTGAGGCCTTCTTCCCGTTTGTAACCGACTCTCTGAAGCTGCTGACCATGCGAGAGACAGACGCCCAGCACTTGCTGGAAGCGCTCAAGAATGGGAAGGACGACGGTAAGTCTGGCCTGAGGCAACATGGGTTGCACCATGTGGATGGTAGCCAGGCCGTGAAAGTCCTGAGGAGCCGGAAGTCTGGTGGATAA
- the LOC119362340 gene encoding probable serine/threonine-protein kinase PBL18 — protein MGNLCVCMGGSAKCASASTPFQSKVNPRSSTSNSNSKASRRSSSGPEKPPQPAEAPTAAGEAQAVPPASLKSFSMADLRAATKNFGSTSYLGEGGFGCVYKGWIDETTLAPARPGATNAMMVAIKKLKKESFQGHREWLTEVTYLGDLHHENLVKLVGYCSDSDSNKLLVYEYMPRGSLENHLFRRGSQPPLPWSTRVSVAVDVARGLAFLHSRDVIFRDLKSSNVLLGPDHRAKLSDFGLARAGPTGGKTHVSTRVVGTRGYAAPEYVATGHLSAKSDVYGFGVVLLELMTGRRALDEARGVASELLVDWAMPMLQGERRKVIRVMDTRLGGQYPKRQAQDMAALALRCLQNDPKTRPSMADDVLPSLELLLQPTTAKSTSSSSTTTSSRSPAASATTPVHRGHRRQKA, from the exons ATGGGGAACTTGTGTGTGTGCATGGGCGGCTCCGCCAAGTGCGCCAGCGCCTCCACTCCCTTCCAATCAA AGGTGAACCCAAGGAGCAGcacctccaactccaactccaaggcGTCGCGCCGGAGCAGCTCCGGCCCGGAGAAGCCGCCGCAGCCGGCGGAggcgccgacggcggcgggggAGGCGCAGGCGGTGCCGCCGGCGTCGCTCAAGTCGTTCAGCATGGCGGACCTGCGGGCGGCCACCAAGAACTTCGGCTCCACGTCGTACCTGGGCGAGGGCGGGTTCGGGTGCGTGTACAAGGGGTGGATCGACGAGACCACGCTCGCCCCCGCCAGGCCCGGCGCCACCAACGCCATGATGGTGGCCATCAAGAAGCTCAAGAAGGAGAGCTTCCAGGGCCACCGGGAGTGGCTcaccgaggtcacctacctcggcgACCTCCACCATGAGAACCTGGTCAAGCTCGTCGGCTactgctccgactccgacagcaacAAGCTGCTGGTGTACGAGTACATGCCGCGCGGCAGCCTCGAGAACCACCTGTTCCGTCGCGGCAGCCAGCCGCCGCTGCCGTGGTCCACGCGCGTGTCCGTCGCCGTCGACGTCGCCCGCGGCCTCGCCTTCCTCCACTCCCGCGACGTCATCTTCCGGGACCTCAAGTCCTCCAACGTCCTCCTCGGCCCCGACCACCGCGCCAAGCTCTCCGACTTCGGCCTCGCCCGCGCCGGCCCCACCGGCGGCAAGACCCACGTCTCCACCCGCGTCGTCGGCACGCGCGGGTACGCCGCGCCGGAGTACGTCGCCACGGGCCACCTCTCCGCCAAGAGCGACGTGTACGGGTTCGGGGTGGTGCTCCTGGAGCTCATGACGGGGCGGCGCGCGCTGGACGAGGCCCGCGGCGTGGCGTCGGAGCTGCTGGTGGACTGGGCGATGCCGATGCTGCAAGGGGAGCGGCGCAAGGTGATACGGGTCATGGACACCAGGCTCGGCGGGCAGTACCCGAAGAGGCAGGCCCAGGACATGGCCGCGCTCGCGCTCCGCTGCCTGCAGAACGACCCCAAGACCCGCCCCTCCATGGCCGACGACGTCCTCCCCTCCCTCGAGCTCCTGCTGCAGCCAACCACCGCcaagtccacctcctcctcctcgacgacGACGTCGTCCAGATCGCCGGCCGCGTCGGCGACAACGCCGGTGCACAGAGGCCACCGTCGTCAGAAAGCGTAG